A section of the Streptomyces xinghaiensis S187 genome encodes:
- a CDS encoding TetR/AcrR family transcriptional regulator, with product MARPRKPLLSRERIVTAALALIDEDGLAALSTRRLAAELGVSGPSLYNHFAVKDEILDAVADTVVAQVDLSMFGGGEDWRTALLRWGRSYRAALAAHPNIVPFLAQGPGRRPAGLRMADAVFGAMVEAGWPPAHATRIGALMRYFVAGSALGSFARGFVGDATAYDPADYPHLQQAHRLAEHQQQVDEGAFETGLRALVDGLALQYEELAAGRPAGAGAGGPQAAG from the coding sequence ATGGCCCGCCCCCGCAAGCCCCTGCTGAGCAGAGAGCGCATCGTCACAGCCGCGCTCGCGCTGATCGACGAGGACGGGCTGGCGGCACTCTCCACCCGCCGGCTCGCGGCGGAGCTGGGGGTGAGCGGCCCGTCGCTCTACAACCACTTCGCGGTCAAGGACGAGATCCTGGACGCGGTGGCGGACACCGTCGTCGCCCAGGTGGACCTGTCGATGTTCGGCGGCGGCGAGGACTGGCGCACGGCGCTGCTGCGCTGGGGCCGCTCCTACCGCGCGGCGCTGGCCGCCCACCCCAACATCGTCCCGTTCCTCGCCCAGGGCCCGGGGCGACGCCCGGCGGGCCTGAGGATGGCCGACGCGGTCTTCGGCGCCATGGTCGAGGCCGGCTGGCCGCCCGCCCACGCCACCCGGATCGGCGCCCTGATGCGCTACTTCGTCGCCGGCTCGGCCCTCGGATCCTTCGCCCGCGGCTTCGTCGGCGACGCCACCGCCTACGACCCGGCGGACTACCCGCACCTCCAGCAGGCCCACCGGCTCGCCGAGCACCAGCAGCAGGTCGACGAGGGCGCGTTCGAGACCGGACTGCGGGCCCTGGTCGACGGGCTCGCTCTGCAGTACGAGGAACTGGCCGCCGGCCGGCCCGCGGGCGCCGGGGCGGGCGGGCCGCAGGCGGCCGGCTGA
- a CDS encoding aldehyde dehydrogenase family protein: MKAHDGMYIDGDWRPAAGQDTIAVVNPADESVIGTVPAGTAEDVDAAVRAARAALPGWAATPPAERAAHLKALHAALDARRDEIAETVTAELGSPLKFSQAVHAAVPVAVAASYAELAATHPFEEKVGNSTVLSEPVGVVGAITPWNYPLHQIVAKAAPAFAAGCTVVLKPAEDTPLVARLFAEIVHEAGLPAGVFNLVTGLGPVAGQALAEHPGVDMVSFTGSTGVGKQIAATAAAAVKPAALELGGKSANVILPDADLARAVNVGVANVFANSGQTCSAWTRMLVDAARYEEAVALAAAAAAKYVPGDPLDPASRLGPVVSAKQRDRVTGYIERGVEEGARLVAGGPGAPEGRETGYYIRPTVFADVTPEMTIAQEEIFGPVLSILKYGDEEEAVTIANGTVYGLAGAVWSADAERAAAFARRLETGQVDINGGRFNPLAPFGGYKQSGVGRELGSHGLAEYLQTKSLQF, translated from the coding sequence ATGAAGGCCCACGACGGGATGTACATCGACGGCGACTGGCGGCCCGCCGCCGGGCAGGACACGATCGCCGTGGTCAACCCGGCCGACGAGTCGGTCATCGGCACCGTCCCGGCCGGTACGGCGGAGGACGTGGACGCGGCCGTACGGGCCGCCCGCGCGGCCCTCCCCGGCTGGGCCGCCACCCCGCCCGCCGAGCGCGCCGCGCATCTCAAGGCGCTGCACGCCGCGCTCGACGCGCGCCGGGACGAGATCGCGGAGACCGTCACCGCCGAACTCGGCTCCCCGCTGAAGTTCTCCCAGGCCGTGCACGCCGCGGTGCCGGTCGCGGTCGCGGCGAGCTACGCGGAACTCGCCGCCACCCACCCCTTCGAGGAGAAGGTGGGCAACTCCACCGTCCTCTCGGAGCCGGTCGGCGTCGTCGGCGCGATCACGCCGTGGAACTACCCGCTGCACCAGATCGTCGCCAAGGCGGCCCCCGCGTTCGCCGCCGGCTGCACGGTCGTCCTCAAGCCCGCCGAGGACACCCCGCTCGTGGCCCGGCTCTTCGCGGAGATCGTGCACGAGGCGGGGCTGCCCGCCGGCGTGTTCAACCTCGTCACCGGCCTCGGCCCGGTCGCCGGGCAGGCGCTGGCCGAACACCCCGGGGTCGACATGGTGTCCTTCACCGGCTCCACCGGTGTCGGCAAGCAGATCGCCGCCACGGCGGCCGCGGCGGTGAAGCCGGCCGCCCTGGAGCTCGGCGGCAAGTCCGCGAACGTCATCCTGCCGGACGCCGACCTGGCCCGCGCCGTCAACGTCGGCGTCGCCAACGTCTTCGCCAACTCCGGCCAGACGTGCAGCGCGTGGACCCGGATGCTGGTGGACGCCGCCCGCTACGAGGAGGCCGTCGCCCTGGCCGCCGCGGCCGCCGCCAAGTACGTCCCCGGCGACCCGCTGGACCCCGCCAGCCGCCTCGGCCCCGTCGTCAGCGCCAAGCAGCGCGACCGTGTCACCGGCTACATCGAGCGCGGCGTCGAGGAGGGCGCCCGCCTGGTCGCGGGCGGCCCCGGGGCCCCCGAGGGCCGGGAGACCGGCTACTACATCCGGCCCACCGTCTTCGCCGACGTCACCCCGGAGATGACCATCGCGCAGGAGGAGATCTTCGGCCCCGTGCTGTCGATCCTGAAGTACGGGGACGAGGAGGAGGCCGTGACGATCGCCAACGGCACCGTCTACGGCCTCGCCGGAGCCGTCTGGTCCGCCGACGCCGAGCGGGCGGCGGCGTTCGCCCGCCGTCTGGAGACCGGCCAGGTCGACATCAACGGCGGCCGCTTCAACCCGCTCGCCCCGTTCGGCGGCTACAAGCAGTCGGGCGTGGGCCGGGAACTGGGCAGCCACGGGCTGGCCGAGTACCTGCAGACCAAGTCGCTCCAGTTCTGA
- the soxR gene encoding redox-sensitive transcriptional activator SoxR, translating to MPQIPAGLQELTVGQLSARSGAAVSALRFYEAKGLISSRRTAGNQRRYSRDALRRVAFVRAAQRVGIPLATIRDALAELPDERTPTREDWARLSEAWRSELDQRIAQLARLRDHLTDCIGCGCLSLETCVLSNPDDMRGGLGSGSALLSERGRARGG from the coding sequence GTGCCGCAGATTCCAGCAGGACTCCAAGAACTCACCGTGGGCCAGCTCTCCGCGCGCAGCGGCGCCGCGGTCTCCGCCCTGCGCTTCTACGAGGCCAAGGGGCTGATCAGCAGCCGCCGCACGGCGGGCAACCAGCGCCGCTACAGCCGTGACGCGCTGCGCCGGGTGGCCTTCGTGCGGGCCGCCCAGCGGGTCGGCATCCCCCTCGCCACCATCCGTGACGCACTCGCCGAGCTGCCCGACGAGCGTACGCCGACCCGCGAGGACTGGGCACGGCTCTCCGAGGCCTGGCGCTCCGAGCTGGACCAGCGCATCGCGCAGCTCGCACGGCTCCGCGACCATCTGACCGACTGCATCGGCTGCGGCTGCCTCTCCCTGGAGACCTGTGTGCTCTCCAACCCCGATGACATGCGCGGCGGTCTCGGCAGCGGATCGGCGCTGCTGTCCGAGCGCGGGCGGGCGCGCGGCGGCTGA
- a CDS encoding MaoC family dehydratase, with the protein MAEPRVFASLDELKSAVGEELGHSDWLEIDQKRIDLFAEATGDHQWIHVDPEKAAAGPFGTTIAHGYLTLSLLPVLVPQLMRVEGVRMGINYGTNKVRFPSPVPVGSRLRATGRIAGVSEVAGGVQLTAAVTVEREGGDKPVCVAESVSRFYL; encoded by the coding sequence ATGGCGGAGCCCCGGGTGTTCGCGTCGCTCGACGAGCTGAAGTCCGCGGTCGGCGAGGAGCTGGGCCACAGCGACTGGCTGGAAATCGACCAGAAGCGGATCGACCTCTTCGCCGAGGCGACCGGTGACCACCAGTGGATTCACGTCGACCCGGAGAAGGCCGCCGCCGGCCCCTTCGGGACGACGATCGCCCACGGTTACCTGACCCTCTCGCTGCTGCCCGTCCTCGTCCCGCAGCTGATGCGGGTGGAGGGGGTGCGGATGGGCATCAACTACGGCACCAACAAGGTCCGCTTCCCCTCCCCCGTGCCCGTCGGCTCCCGGCTGCGGGCCACCGGGCGGATCGCCGGGGTGAGCGAGGTGGCCGGAGGCGTCCAGCTGACCGCCGCCGTCACCGTCGAGCGCGAGGGCGGCGACAAGCCGGTCTGCGTCGCGGAGAGCGTGAGCCGCTTCTACCTCTGA
- a CDS encoding Zn-dependent alcohol dehydrogenase gives MTRAVVLPAVNAPLEITEIELPDPGPGRVRIRIAAAGVCHSDLSLSNGTLRQPVPAVLGHEGAGTVTAVGEGVTAVAPGDAVVVNWAPSCGSCHYCGLGEPWLCANALAGAAVPYARRTDGTPLHPGLNSAVFAEETVVSERCVLPLPEGVPLADAALLGCAVLTGYGAVHHAARVRAGESVAVFGVGGVGLSVIQAARIAGAGQIIAVDVSPEKEELARKAGATDYLVAADDTAKRIRKLTGGHGSDVAVECVGRAQTIRTAWSSTRRGGRTTVVGIGRKDDQVSFSALEIFHFGRTLSGCVYGNCDPARDLPVLAGLIREGSLDLSGMVTDRIGLDGVPAAFEAMLAGRGGRALVVF, from the coding sequence ATGACCCGCGCCGTCGTGCTGCCCGCCGTCAACGCACCGCTGGAGATCACGGAGATCGAACTGCCCGACCCCGGACCCGGCCGGGTGCGGATCAGGATCGCCGCGGCCGGGGTCTGCCACTCCGATCTGTCCCTCTCCAACGGCACCCTGCGCCAGCCCGTCCCCGCCGTCCTCGGCCACGAGGGCGCGGGCACCGTCACCGCCGTCGGCGAGGGGGTCACCGCCGTCGCCCCCGGCGATGCGGTGGTCGTCAACTGGGCCCCGTCCTGCGGAAGTTGCCACTACTGCGGCCTCGGCGAGCCCTGGCTCTGCGCCAACGCCCTGGCCGGCGCCGCGGTGCCGTACGCCCGGCGGACGGACGGCACCCCGCTCCACCCCGGGCTCAACAGCGCCGTCTTCGCCGAGGAGACCGTCGTCTCCGAACGCTGCGTGCTGCCGCTGCCCGAGGGCGTCCCGCTGGCGGACGCGGCCCTCCTCGGCTGTGCCGTGCTCACCGGCTACGGAGCCGTCCACCACGCGGCGCGGGTGCGGGCGGGGGAGTCGGTCGCCGTGTTCGGCGTCGGCGGCGTCGGGCTCTCGGTGATCCAGGCGGCCAGGATCGCCGGCGCCGGGCAGATCATCGCCGTGGACGTCTCGCCGGAGAAGGAGGAGCTGGCCCGGAAGGCCGGAGCCACCGACTACCTGGTCGCCGCCGACGACACGGCCAAGCGGATACGGAAGCTCACCGGCGGGCACGGCTCGGACGTCGCCGTCGAGTGCGTCGGCCGGGCGCAGACGATCCGCACCGCCTGGTCCTCGACCCGGCGCGGCGGCCGCACCACGGTCGTCGGCATCGGCCGCAAGGACGACCAGGTGTCCTTCTCCGCCCTGGAGATCTTCCACTTCGGCCGCACCCTCTCGGGCTGCGTCTACGGCAACTGCGACCCGGCCCGGGACCTGCCGGTGCTGGCGGGCCTCATCCGCGAGGGCAGCCTCGACCTCAGCGGCATGGTCACCGACCGCATCGGCCTCGACGGGGTGCCGGCGGCGTTCGAGGCCATGCTGGCCGGCCGGGGCGGCCGGGCGCTGGTGGTGTTCTAG
- a CDS encoding SpoIIE family protein phosphatase, whose product MTGAVVDTDAYGAALYLPLPGEDALRLDMLIGVQLDFIAPWARVPLSAPTPGGDAIRERRFVWISGTGELSRRYPQSALILPYDFRLAAAPLLAAGACYGTVLLFWPAGHDEHLPDEERERIEELAAEMAGVLHRAAEEGNPLRPLAATRVLPGPGGAPAPGGRSAPLAVAGFLERLPEGCCALGLDARITYISRRAAELLDHGVEELMGALPWEVLPWLDDPVYEDRYRAAVISRQATSFTALRPPDQWLTFQLYPDATGISVLISPAHVEEHPEQPGKPGSRPGEPTRVGSIYQLMHLAGALTKATGARQVMELAADHLMPAFGASGFALLIAEGGRMHQAGHRGFPDATLNLFDGTPVSGHAPVARALAQGTPVFLASPEERVRLFPASPPPDQIMHAWAFLPLIASGRPVGTCVLGYENTHPFPPEERAALTSVSGLLAQALDRAQLYEAKHRLAQSLQRSLLPQSLPPMAGRLDIAARYASATRGMDVGGDFYDLIRLDPVTAGAFIGDVQGHNVTAAALMGQVRTAVHAHASVGAPPDEVLTRANRLVTDLDPGLFTSCLYAHLDLSRHRALLASAGHPPPLLHIPGHGTRVLQVPPGLLLGIDSGARYEVAEVAVPAGSLLVLYTDGLVERPGEDIGLSVSALADRVSALADLERLDDIADALVRPAEDGGQRADDVALLLLRPC is encoded by the coding sequence GTGACCGGTGCCGTCGTGGACACCGACGCCTACGGCGCCGCCCTGTACCTGCCGCTGCCCGGTGAGGACGCGCTGCGTCTGGACATGCTGATCGGCGTGCAGCTGGACTTCATCGCCCCGTGGGCCCGGGTTCCGCTGAGCGCCCCCACCCCGGGGGGCGACGCCATCCGTGAACGGCGCTTCGTCTGGATCAGCGGTACGGGCGAGCTGTCCCGCCGCTACCCGCAGTCGGCGCTGATCCTGCCGTACGACTTCCGGCTGGCAGCCGCCCCCCTGCTCGCCGCCGGCGCCTGCTACGGAACCGTCCTGCTCTTCTGGCCCGCCGGGCACGACGAGCACCTGCCCGACGAGGAACGGGAGCGGATCGAGGAACTCGCCGCCGAGATGGCCGGGGTGCTGCACCGGGCGGCCGAGGAAGGGAATCCGCTGCGCCCCCTGGCCGCGACCCGCGTCCTGCCCGGGCCCGGCGGCGCGCCCGCGCCCGGCGGCCGCTCCGCCCCCCTGGCCGTGGCCGGTTTCCTCGAACGCCTTCCCGAGGGGTGCTGCGCCCTCGGGCTCGACGCGCGCATCACCTACATCAGCCGCCGGGCGGCCGAGCTCCTGGACCACGGCGTGGAGGAACTGATGGGGGCACTGCCGTGGGAGGTCCTGCCCTGGCTCGACGACCCCGTGTACGAGGACCGCTACCGTGCCGCCGTCATCAGCCGGCAGGCCACGTCCTTCACCGCACTGCGCCCCCCGGACCAGTGGCTGACCTTCCAGCTGTACCCCGACGCGACGGGGATCAGCGTGCTGATCTCCCCCGCCCACGTGGAGGAGCACCCGGAGCAGCCCGGGAAGCCGGGCTCCCGCCCCGGCGAGCCCACCCGCGTGGGCTCCATCTACCAGCTGATGCACCTGGCGGGCGCGCTGACCAAGGCCACCGGGGCGCGGCAGGTCATGGAGCTGGCGGCGGACCATCTGATGCCCGCTTTCGGGGCCTCCGGATTCGCCCTCCTGATCGCCGAGGGCGGCCGTATGCACCAGGCGGGCCACCGCGGCTTCCCCGACGCGACGCTGAACCTCTTCGACGGGACCCCGGTCTCCGGGCACGCTCCCGTGGCACGGGCTCTCGCCCAGGGCACGCCCGTCTTCCTCGCCTCACCGGAGGAGCGGGTGCGCCTCTTCCCCGCGAGCCCTCCGCCGGATCAGATCATGCACGCCTGGGCCTTTCTGCCGCTGATCGCCTCCGGCCGCCCGGTCGGCACCTGCGTCCTGGGCTACGAGAACACGCATCCCTTCCCCCCGGAGGAGAGGGCCGCGCTCACCTCGGTGAGCGGCCTGCTCGCCCAGGCCCTCGACCGCGCGCAGCTGTACGAGGCCAAGCACCGGCTCGCCCAGAGCCTCCAGCGGAGCCTGCTGCCGCAGAGCCTGCCCCCGATGGCCGGCCGCCTGGACATCGCGGCCCGCTATGCCTCCGCCACCCGCGGTATGGACGTCGGCGGCGACTTCTACGACCTCATCCGCCTCGACCCCGTCACCGCCGGCGCGTTCATCGGGGACGTCCAGGGCCACAACGTCACGGCCGCCGCGCTGATGGGGCAGGTGCGGACCGCCGTCCACGCCCACGCCAGCGTCGGGGCACCGCCCGACGAGGTGCTGACCCGCGCCAACCGGCTGGTCACCGACCTGGACCCGGGCCTCTTCACCAGCTGCCTGTACGCCCATCTCGACCTGTCCCGGCACCGGGCCCTGCTGGCGAGCGCCGGGCATCCGCCGCCGCTGCTGCACATCCCGGGGCACGGCACCCGGGTCCTGCAGGTGCCGCCGGGGCTGCTGCTGGGCATCGACTCCGGGGCCCGGTACGAGGTCGCCGAGGTCGCCGTACCGGCCGGCAGCCTGCTCGTGCTGTACACCGACGGTCTCGTCGAGCGGCCCGGGGAGGACATCGGGCTGTCGGTCTCCGCCCTGGCCGACCGCGTCTCCGCGCTGGCGGACCTCGAACGGCTGGACGACATCGCGGACGCCCTGGTCCGGCCGGCCGAAGACGGGGGCCAGCGCGCCGACGACGTCGCGCTGCTGCTGCTGCGGCCCTGCTGA
- a CDS encoding metal-sensitive transcriptional regulator, protein MELEMAAEDLKSVLNRLRRAQGQLSGIIRMLEDGRDCEDVITQLSAVSKALDRAGFAIIATGLQSCMADGDVDAADRDAMKLRLEKLFLSLA, encoded by the coding sequence GTGGAGCTGGAGATGGCAGCGGAGGACCTGAAGTCGGTGCTGAACCGGCTGCGGCGGGCCCAGGGCCAGCTGTCCGGGATCATCCGGATGCTGGAGGACGGCCGGGACTGCGAGGACGTCATCACGCAGCTCTCCGCCGTGTCCAAGGCGCTGGACCGGGCCGGGTTCGCGATCATCGCGACCGGACTGCAGAGCTGCATGGCCGACGGTGACGTCGACGCGGCGGACCGCGATGCCATGAAGCTCCGCCTGGAGAAGCTCTTCCTCTCCCTGGCCTGA
- a CDS encoding VIT1/CCC1 transporter family protein encodes MSEPLGGRPPDADEPRHHEPHRAAGLGVRLNWLRAAVLGANDGVVSTAGLVVGVAGATDSADTLLVAGLAGLFAGSLSMAVGEYVSVSTQRDSERATLAEERRELAETPDAELAELARLYEAKGLSPGLAREVAEELTRHDAFAAHAEAELGLDPEQLTNPWHAAWASLAAFSVGALLPLMAIVLPPAAVRLWVTVGTVLLALAATGWSSAALGRAPRRIAVLRNVTGGFTAMTVTHAIGVLMGTAAG; translated from the coding sequence ATGAGCGAACCACTCGGCGGGCGCCCCCCGGACGCGGACGAGCCGCGGCACCACGAGCCGCACCGGGCCGCCGGCCTCGGGGTTCGGCTCAACTGGCTGCGCGCCGCCGTGCTGGGCGCCAACGACGGCGTCGTCTCCACGGCCGGTCTCGTGGTCGGCGTCGCGGGGGCCACCGACTCGGCGGACACCCTGCTCGTGGCGGGTCTCGCCGGGCTCTTCGCGGGCTCCCTGTCGATGGCCGTCGGGGAGTACGTCTCCGTGAGCACCCAGCGCGACTCCGAGCGCGCCACCCTGGCCGAGGAGCGCCGGGAGCTGGCCGAGACGCCGGACGCCGAACTCGCCGAACTCGCCCGCCTCTACGAGGCGAAGGGCCTCTCCCCCGGGCTCGCCCGCGAGGTCGCCGAGGAGCTCACCCGGCACGACGCCTTCGCCGCCCACGCCGAGGCGGAGCTGGGCCTGGACCCGGAGCAGCTCACCAACCCCTGGCACGCCGCCTGGGCCAGCCTCGCCGCCTTCTCGGTGGGCGCGCTGCTGCCGCTCATGGCGATCGTGCTGCCGCCGGCCGCCGTCCGGCTGTGGGTCACGGTCGGCACGGTGCTGCTCGCCCTGGCCGCGACCGGCTGGTCCAGCGCGGCGCTGGGCCGGGCACCGCGGCGGATCGCGGTGCTGCGCAACGTCACCGGCGGTTTCACGGCGATGACCGTCACCCACGCCATCGGGGTGCTGATGGGCACCGCGGCGGGGTGA
- a CDS encoding acyl-CoA dehydrogenase family protein, translating into MDLELSEEQAAVRQLARDFVEREIAPHAAAWDRAERVDPSVPEKLGRLGFLGLTIPEEYGGSGGDHLAYVLVTEELGRGDSAVRGILSVSLGLVAKSIAAWGSEEQKRAWLPRLCSGEALGCFGLTEPGTGSDAAALTTRAVREGDGYVIDGSKMFITNGTVADVVLLFARTGGPGHRGVSAFLVPADTPGLERREIHGKLGLRGQATAELTLTGVRVPASALLGPEGKGFSVAMSALAKGRMSVAAGCVGIAQAALDAAVRYAGEREQFGRPIAHHQLVQELISDIAVDVDAARLLTWRVADLIERGLPFATESSVAKLYASEAAVRCANNALQVFGGYGYIDEYPVGKLVRDARVMTLYEGTSQIHKLLIGRSLTGVAAF; encoded by the coding sequence GTGGATCTGGAACTCTCCGAGGAGCAGGCGGCCGTACGGCAGCTCGCCCGGGACTTCGTCGAGCGGGAGATCGCCCCGCACGCCGCCGCCTGGGACCGCGCCGAGCGGGTGGACCCCTCCGTGCCGGAGAAGCTCGGGCGGCTGGGCTTCCTCGGGCTCACCATCCCGGAGGAGTACGGCGGCTCCGGCGGTGACCACCTCGCCTACGTCCTGGTCACCGAGGAACTGGGGCGCGGCGACTCCGCGGTGCGCGGCATCCTCTCCGTCTCCCTCGGCCTCGTCGCCAAGTCCATCGCCGCCTGGGGCAGCGAGGAGCAGAAGCGCGCGTGGCTGCCGCGGCTGTGCTCCGGCGAGGCGCTGGGCTGCTTCGGCCTCACCGAGCCCGGCACCGGCTCGGACGCCGCGGCGCTCACCACCCGGGCGGTGCGCGAGGGGGACGGCTATGTGATCGACGGCTCCAAGATGTTCATCACCAACGGGACCGTGGCCGATGTGGTCCTGCTCTTCGCCCGCACCGGCGGCCCCGGCCACCGGGGCGTCAGCGCCTTCCTCGTCCCCGCGGACACCCCCGGCCTGGAGCGCCGGGAGATCCACGGGAAGCTCGGGCTGCGCGGCCAGGCCACGGCCGAGCTGACGCTCACCGGCGTGCGGGTACCGGCCTCGGCCCTGCTCGGCCCGGAGGGCAAGGGTTTCTCCGTCGCCATGTCCGCGCTGGCCAAGGGCCGGATGTCGGTGGCCGCCGGCTGCGTGGGCATCGCCCAGGCGGCCCTCGACGCCGCCGTGCGGTACGCGGGCGAGCGCGAGCAGTTCGGCAGGCCGATCGCGCACCACCAGCTCGTGCAGGAGCTGATCTCCGACATCGCCGTGGACGTCGACGCCGCCCGCCTGCTGACCTGGCGGGTCGCCGACCTGATCGAACGCGGACTGCCGTTCGCCACCGAGTCCTCGGTCGCCAAGCTCTACGCGAGCGAGGCCGCGGTGCGGTGCGCCAACAACGCCCTCCAGGTCTTCGGCGGCTACGGCTACATCGACGAGTACCCGGTGGGCAAGCTGGTCCGGGACGCGCGGGTGATGACCCTCTACGAGGGCACCAGCCAGATCCACAAGCTGCTGATCGGCCGCTCCCTCACCGGGGTCGCCGCCTTCTGA
- a CDS encoding TetR/AcrR family transcriptional regulator codes for MSSEAQQTEEWADVTPDAARRLVKAAVEAFAERGYHATTTRDIASRAGMSPAALYIHYKTKEELLYQISGVGHRLALGMLERAADGGGSPAERLADAVRSFARWQAERHTTARVVQYELGALGEEHHAELLDVRRRTDGAVRRIIQDGVTAGDFDVPDVSGTTLAVLSLCVDVARWFNPEGRRTPEEVGELYADLVLRMVGAARPGA; via the coding sequence ATGAGCAGCGAGGCGCAGCAGACCGAGGAGTGGGCGGATGTGACGCCCGACGCCGCCAGGCGGCTGGTGAAGGCCGCCGTCGAGGCCTTCGCCGAGCGCGGTTACCACGCCACCACCACCCGGGACATCGCCTCCCGCGCCGGCATGAGCCCGGCGGCGCTCTACATCCACTACAAGACCAAGGAAGAGCTGCTCTACCAGATCAGCGGGGTCGGCCACCGGCTCGCCCTCGGCATGCTGGAGCGGGCGGCCGACGGCGGGGGCAGCCCCGCCGAGCGGCTCGCCGACGCGGTGCGGTCCTTCGCCCGCTGGCAGGCCGAGCGCCACACCACCGCGCGCGTCGTCCAGTACGAGCTGGGCGCGCTGGGCGAGGAGCACCACGCCGAGCTGCTCGACGTGCGCCGGAGGACCGACGGCGCGGTGCGCCGGATCATCCAGGACGGCGTCACGGCGGGCGACTTCGACGTACCGGACGTCAGCGGCACGACGCTCGCGGTGCTGTCGCTCTGCGTCGACGTGGCCCGGTGGTTCAATCCGGAGGGCCGCCGCACCCCCGAGGAGGTCGGCGAGCTCTACGCGGACCTCGTCCTGCGCATGGTCGGCGCGGCCCGCCCGGGGGCCTGA
- a CDS encoding MBL fold metallo-hydrolase, producing MYFVDIVETEGLGNRGYLAGGPRTAVVVDPPRDIDRVVAAAARRGVRIGAVVETHVHNDYVSGGPELARITGARYVVPAAARVPFAHTPAHDGDTLPVDEGLALRALATPGHTPHHFAYLLTEDGREVAAFTGGSLLIGSVGRPDLVEPRLTEELARAQHASARRLARELADEVPVLPTHGFGSFCSSSPQTEQDSTTVGAERKSNDVLLKDVDAFVADLLAGLDDIPAYYAHIGPVNAGGPPPVDLSPAAAADAGEIARRLAAGEWVVDLRSRTAFAEGHVAGSYNFEADGQLATYLAWLIPWGKPVTLLAESPEQLADAQRELVRVGIDRPAAAAAGDPRRWVRDGERLRSSGRGTFAGLAEEAGRARGTGAGGTAGPAACDGVVVLDVRRDSERAAGHVEGSVHIPIHELHGRIGEVPPGRVWVHCASGMRATIAASMLDAAGRETVVVDDAFDAAGKAGLRVVRPEEG from the coding sequence GTGTACTTCGTGGACATCGTGGAGACCGAGGGGCTGGGCAACCGCGGCTATCTGGCCGGCGGGCCCCGGACCGCCGTCGTGGTCGATCCCCCGCGCGACATCGACCGGGTCGTGGCCGCGGCGGCGCGGCGCGGCGTGCGGATCGGCGCCGTGGTGGAGACCCATGTGCACAACGACTACGTGAGCGGCGGGCCGGAGCTGGCGCGGATCACCGGCGCCCGTTATGTGGTGCCCGCCGCCGCGCGCGTACCGTTCGCGCACACGCCCGCCCACGACGGCGACACCCTGCCGGTGGACGAGGGCCTGGCGCTGCGCGCCCTCGCGACCCCCGGCCACACCCCGCACCACTTCGCGTACCTGCTGACCGAGGACGGCCGCGAGGTTGCCGCCTTCACCGGCGGCTCACTGCTCATCGGCAGCGTCGGGCGGCCGGATCTGGTGGAGCCGCGGCTGACCGAGGAGCTGGCGCGCGCCCAGCACGCCTCGGCGCGGCGGCTGGCGCGGGAACTCGCGGACGAGGTGCCGGTGCTCCCCACCCACGGCTTCGGCAGCTTCTGCTCCTCCTCCCCGCAGACGGAGCAGGACAGCACCACCGTCGGCGCCGAGCGGAAGAGCAACGACGTCCTCCTCAAGGACGTGGACGCGTTCGTGGCGGACCTCCTGGCCGGGCTGGACGACATCCCCGCCTACTACGCGCACATCGGGCCGGTCAACGCCGGCGGGCCGCCCCCGGTGGACCTCTCCCCCGCCGCGGCCGCGGACGCCGGGGAGATCGCGCGGCGGCTTGCGGCCGGCGAGTGGGTGGTGGACCTGCGCAGCCGTACGGCGTTCGCCGAGGGGCACGTGGCGGGCTCGTACAACTTCGAGGCGGACGGGCAGCTCGCCACCTATCTGGCGTGGCTGATCCCCTGGGGCAAGCCGGTCACCCTGCTGGCCGAGAGCCCGGAGCAGCTGGCGGACGCGCAGCGGGAGCTGGTCCGGGTCGGGATCGACCGGCCGGCCGCCGCGGCCGCCGGCGACCCCCGCCGCTGGGTCCGGGACGGCGAGCGGCTGCGGTCCTCCGGCCGGGGCACCTTCGCGGGCCTGGCGGAGGAGGCGGGAAGGGCGCGCGGAACCGGAGCGGGTGGCACGGCCGGTCCGGCCGCCTGCGACGGGGTGGTGGTCCTGGACGTCCGCCGGGACTCCGAACGCGCCGCCGGCCATGTCGAGGGCTCGGTCCACATCCCGATCCATGAACTGCACGGCCGGATCGGCGAGGTGCCGCCGGGCCGGGTGTGGGTGCACTGCGCGAGCGGGATGCGCGCGACGATCGCCGCCTCGATGCTGGACGCGGCCGGCCGCGAGACGGTCGTGGTGGACGACGCCTTCGACGCCGCCGGAAAGGCCGGCCTGCGCGTCGTCCGCCCGGAAGAGGGCTGA